In one window of Arachis ipaensis cultivar K30076 chromosome B06, Araip1.1, whole genome shotgun sequence DNA:
- the LOC107646520 gene encoding calmodulin-binding protein 60 C-like, with the protein MDSTREYESAAAHQHSKRRREEDTHQQQPDKFIVTGGKYLRFALDIEKEVVPYVAKFVQNLLREEMEALLTSRQTMNETGAHVVKSFELVFKNDLPATVFTHSNIKAKDGSPIQIALYDTRSQLIVTDDPLLSSIKVKICVLNGEFGGDENENWSTTEFKANISRERENRSKLLKGDTVITLNNGVGYIGKIMFTDNSKCTWSRHFRLGAIVSSTSHQATIKEAISNPFIVKDSRGELNQKQYPPCLNDEVYRLENISKGGKIHERLLEIGIKTVKDLLQLYETNPTLV; encoded by the exons ATGGATTCAACGAGGGAATATGAAAGTGCTGCTGCTCATCAACATTCCAAACGGAGACGTGAAGAAGATACTCATCAACAGCAGCCAGACAAatt TATCGTTACTGGCGGAAAATATTTGAGGTTCGCACTGGACATAGAGAAAGAGGTTGTGCCCTATGTGGCTAAATTTGTCCAAAATTTG CTGCGCGAGGAGATGGAAGCTCTTCTAAC ATCAAGACAAACTATGAATGAGACTGGCGCACATGTGGTCAAATCGTTTGAGCTGGTTTTCAAGAATGATTTACCTGCCACAGTTTTTACACACTCCAACATCAAAGCTAAAGATGGAAGCCCTATTCAGATTGCTTTATACGATACTAGGTCTCAGCTAATAGTCACTGATGATCCGCTACTATCTTCCATTAAGGTCAAGATTTGTGTCCTTAATGGTGAGTTCGGTGGTGATGAGAATGAGAATTGGAGCACAACGGAATTCAAGGCTAATATCTCCCGAGAAAGAGAGAATAGAAGCAAGTTACTGAAAGGAGATACGGTTATTACACTGAACAATGGAGTTGGTTATATCGGTAAAATTATGTTTACTGATAACTCCAAGTGTACATGGAGCCGCCATTTCAGGTTAGGAGCCATTGTGTCCTCAACTTCCCATCAAGCTACCATCAAAGAAGCCATAAGTAATCCTTTTATCGTCAAGGATAGTAGAGGAGAGT TGAATCAGAAACAGTACCCTCCATGTCTAAATGATGAAGTATATCGTTTGGAAAATATATCAAAAGGTGGGAAAATCCATGAGCGGCTGCTTGAGATTGGAATAAAAACGGTTAAGGATCTGCTGCAGCTATACGAAACCAATCCAACTTTAGTGTAA